In one Rhodothermaceae bacterium genomic region, the following are encoded:
- a CDS encoding BamA/TamA family outer membrane protein, which yields MTSESQISYRSVVPRHGRSRWLVSYQLRSTFEKLPGLFWGMRVLRDTKGLIYVMLRCSWLSCSAGVSLRAFMLLFCISIAAVPVNAQWQLIADGEPWPWEPEISADSTLAFEQQVIRMFHQEGYLYAAIDSQNTDTQTLYASPGNRAQVGMVQLLGVSKVDSTRIRLPLGKGDWVTASSLERAAEVILDHYSGEGYVLAEVAIEAIIPRDSVLHDVIIRVQEGIPAQLERVVLQGARRTRPAYVYHTSGLTSGQILKNFNPEEMQRKLEATGMFSRVDLPVLYKGTDSSVVIYVPVKESPPGAFDLALGYERAEGGKGALVGSGSLALRNLFGGARTLELALNRAPGQLGYVSVHVETPLVFGLPLSLAGSFEGLQQDSTYGKRDYGARFGYWVDPSMKIFASVTREIIRPGLAGTEIVDGRQRIPVGNALFVGGGIQIRQVDHALSPTRGYLLSMHAEHGQKDVESVALPADATHEQNRLRQGRLTAQGRVYVPLSRRSLVVMGGELMLVRSRQLDESDLFRIGGAQSLRGYDEQRFRVPFAVRTLVEFRYLLDPVTYGFGFFDLGYLDNDKGSQFSGGWYPGFGVGFQLSTAAGIINFTLAAATEDISAVRAHIGLSLGL from the coding sequence ATGACTTCTGAAAGCCAAATCTCATATAGATCTGTCGTCCCGCGCCATGGAAGGTCACGATGGTTAGTGTCATACCAGCTCAGGAGTACTTTCGAGAAGTTACCTGGCTTATTTTGGGGTATGCGGGTACTCAGAGATACGAAGGGGTTGATTTACGTGATGCTACGATGTTCATGGTTGAGCTGTTCGGCGGGAGTTTCCCTGAGAGCATTCATGCTTTTGTTCTGTATATCCATAGCAGCCGTTCCGGTCAACGCTCAATGGCAGCTCATTGCGGATGGTGAGCCTTGGCCATGGGAGCCCGAAATATCCGCAGACAGTACGCTGGCTTTTGAGCAGCAGGTGATCCGCATGTTTCATCAGGAAGGGTACTTATATGCTGCGATTGATTCTCAGAACACCGATACGCAGACTCTTTATGCCTCTCCTGGAAATCGGGCTCAGGTGGGAATGGTCCAGTTGCTGGGAGTAAGCAAGGTTGATTCGACAAGGATACGACTTCCGCTGGGCAAAGGAGATTGGGTTACCGCCAGTTCGCTGGAAAGGGCAGCAGAGGTCATCCTGGATCATTATTCAGGAGAGGGATATGTATTGGCGGAAGTTGCCATCGAAGCGATCATTCCGCGTGACAGTGTGCTGCATGATGTGATTATCCGGGTACAGGAGGGAATCCCTGCTCAACTTGAACGTGTAGTTCTGCAGGGAGCCAGGCGGACCCGACCCGCCTACGTGTATCATACCTCTGGATTAACATCGGGGCAGATTCTGAAAAACTTTAATCCAGAAGAAATGCAACGAAAGCTGGAAGCTACGGGCATGTTTAGCCGTGTAGATCTCCCGGTATTGTATAAAGGGACTGACAGTAGCGTTGTCATTTATGTGCCCGTAAAGGAAAGCCCACCTGGAGCGTTTGATTTGGCGCTGGGGTATGAGCGGGCTGAAGGCGGCAAGGGCGCTTTAGTTGGTAGTGGAAGTCTGGCACTGCGCAACCTTTTTGGCGGAGCCCGAACTCTGGAATTGGCACTAAATCGGGCGCCGGGGCAATTAGGTTATGTGTCAGTGCATGTGGAAACGCCATTGGTGTTTGGGCTACCTCTGAGCCTCGCCGGTTCATTTGAAGGGCTTCAGCAGGATTCAACGTATGGTAAGCGGGATTATGGGGCCCGGTTTGGCTATTGGGTGGATCCGTCTATGAAGATCTTTGCTAGCGTGACACGCGAGATTATACGCCCCGGCTTGGCAGGTACCGAAATTGTTGATGGAAGACAACGAATCCCCGTCGGCAATGCACTGTTTGTGGGAGGAGGGATCCAGATCAGACAAGTTGATCATGCGTTGAGCCCCACGCGCGGATATCTGTTGAGCATGCATGCGGAACACGGGCAGAAAGATGTAGAAAGTGTCGCGCTTCCTGCGGACGCTACGCATGAGCAGAATCGGCTTCGTCAGGGACGCCTCACTGCGCAGGGACGTGTCTATGTTCCTCTGAGCAGACGCAGCCTTGTCGTCATGGGCGGCGAACTCATGTTGGTGCGCAGTCGACAGCTTGACGAAAGTGATCTGTTCCGGATTGGAGGAGCACAAAGTCTTCGCGGATATGATGAACAGCGTTTTCGTGTTCCTTTTGCGGTACGGACCTTGGTGGAGTTCCGGTATCTTCTGGATCCTGTGACGTACGGGTTTGGTTTTTTTGACCTTGGTTATCTTGATAACGATAAAGGATCCCAGTTTTCTGGTGGGTGGTACCCAGGATTTGGGGTAGGCTTTCAACTTAGTACAGCAGCAGGGATCATCAACTTTACGCTAGCAGCGGCGACGGAGGATATATCGGCTGTGCGGGCTCATATTGGATTAAGTCTTGGGCTTTAG
- a CDS encoding 16S rRNA (uracil(1498)-N(3))-methyltransferase produces MDRFFFAPPEAFSPTGHVVLPSDEAKHVVKVLRLRPGTIITVVDGQGYAARVQIEQADRQGVHGHVISEHKNLGEPVHELTVGLALLKQQKRYNLFLEKAVELGVTGIIPLLTERTESRNWREDRARQVMTAALKQCNRSRLPDLHPPTSLHQLLGPGILVADPNTDTALMAAIHQGEGPVRILIGPEGGFAEHERRLAVDRGAVLVRLGPRRLRAETAAICCAAAVVLAGQSGT; encoded by the coding sequence ATGGATAGGTTCTTTTTTGCTCCGCCCGAAGCGTTCTCTCCAACCGGGCATGTGGTTCTTCCGTCAGATGAAGCAAAGCACGTCGTCAAAGTACTTAGACTGCGTCCTGGCACCATCATTACGGTAGTGGATGGGCAGGGGTACGCAGCACGGGTACAGATTGAGCAGGCAGACCGGCAAGGAGTCCATGGTCACGTTATCTCCGAACATAAGAATCTGGGGGAGCCCGTCCACGAACTGACAGTAGGGCTTGCATTGTTGAAGCAGCAGAAGCGGTATAATCTGTTCTTGGAAAAAGCAGTTGAGTTGGGGGTTACGGGCATTATACCTTTGCTGACCGAGCGGACGGAATCCAGAAATTGGCGTGAAGATCGTGCCCGGCAAGTGATGACGGCTGCGCTGAAGCAATGCAACCGAAGCAGGCTGCCGGATTTGCATCCTCCAACCTCCCTCCATCAACTCCTGGGGCCGGGGATCCTCGTGGCAGATCCCAACACGGATACTGCGTTAATGGCAGCAATTCATCAAGGGGAAGGTCCGGTCAGGATTTTGATTGGGCCGGAAGGGGGATTTGCAGAGCATGAGCGCCGGCTTGCCGTTGACAGAGGTGCGGTACTGGTTCGGTTGGGGCCACGCCGCCTTCGTGCAGAAACGGCAGCGATCTGCTGCGCGGCAGCGGTTGTGCTCGCGGGGCAAAGCGGAACCTAG
- the secG gene encoding preprotein translocase subunit SecG — translation MFTLLIVIIALIGVIMTGLILLQAGKGGGLAGIASGGATTQILGARQAPDVLERGTWILATVFIVLCVLTNFVIDDGTSQQSILQQQSQQSTQQPVPAPEELPPPPLEEAAPLTPPTQE, via the coding sequence ATGTTCACTTTGTTGATTGTCATTATCGCACTCATTGGGGTCATCATGACCGGATTGATCCTGCTTCAGGCCGGTAAAGGGGGCGGCTTGGCCGGCATCGCCTCAGGAGGGGCGACTACGCAGATCCTAGGAGCCAGACAAGCACCAGATGTGCTTGAAAGAGGTACATGGATCCTGGCTACCGTCTTTATTGTACTGTGCGTCTTGACGAACTTTGTCATTGATGACGGCACATCGCAGCAGAGTATTCTCCAGCAGCAGTCACAGCAATCCACGCAGCAGCCGGTTCCGGCTCCAGAGGAATTACCTCCTCCTCCGTTGGAGGAAGCAGCTCCCTTGACACCTCCAACGCAGGAGTAA
- a CDS encoding Nif3-like dinuclear metal center hexameric protein has protein sequence MSEKNFCAHDLAQALESWADPSFAESYDNVGLQVGSATQIVRRVLIALDLTPGVVEEAIQKECSMILTHHPLLFRSPSRILEEDFIGQLILRLAQKNITLYSIHTNLDAAHGGVSIALAEILGLHHRTFLNPSDDGTFGMGAIGHLPEPEPLKSFLDRVHARLKTPSLRYAGSDEAQIKTVAVCGGSGGSLIQSALDAKADVYVTADLGYHRFFEILGPDGSCQMALVDAGHYETEKHTEQLLCTWLTERFPTIKFYCTSAPTTPIKISIR, from the coding sequence ATGTCTGAAAAAAATTTTTGTGCTCATGATCTGGCCCAGGCACTTGAGTCATGGGCGGACCCCTCTTTCGCTGAATCGTACGACAATGTCGGGCTACAGGTTGGCTCTGCCACGCAGATTGTTCGCCGTGTACTAATCGCACTGGATCTCACCCCCGGTGTCGTGGAGGAAGCGATTCAGAAAGAGTGTTCGATGATTCTGACTCATCATCCATTATTGTTTCGCAGCCCTTCCCGTATTCTGGAAGAAGACTTTATCGGTCAGCTGATTCTTCGCCTCGCTCAAAAGAATATCACCCTTTACAGCATCCATACGAATCTGGACGCGGCTCATGGGGGTGTTTCCATCGCTCTGGCAGAAATCCTCGGCCTACATCACAGAACATTCCTAAACCCGAGTGATGACGGAACGTTCGGGATGGGAGCGATTGGCCATTTACCCGAGCCAGAACCCCTGAAAAGCTTCCTGGACCGAGTGCACGCAAGACTGAAGACACCGTCACTTCGTTACGCAGGTTCTGATGAAGCTCAGATAAAAACGGTGGCCGTATGCGGCGGATCAGGCGGCAGTCTAATCCAGTCTGCTCTGGATGCGAAGGCAGATGTGTACGTGACGGCAGACCTTGGCTATCACCGCTTCTTTGAGATCCTTGGTCCCGACGGGAGCTGCCAAATGGCACTCGTGGATGCCGGACATTATGAAACGGAGAAGCACACCGAACAACTTCTCTGTACCTGGCTGACAGAACGATTCCCCACAATAAAATTTTACTGCACGAGTGCTCCCACCACCCCAATAAAAATCTCTATCCGCTGA
- a CDS encoding RpiB/LacA/LacB family sugar-phosphate isomerase, which yields MDTRLKKIAVSCDEYGHLVEVLLTLLRNRGYEPIYYGPHAGEESRDWPIVTKSAIDEVLQGNAEEAIVMCWTGTGCSIVANKMPGIRAALCLDAATARGAKEWNHANVLALSMRITSEVVLKEILDAWFDTPFSADAWNVAQVDFVNELDDHRASESSKSE from the coding sequence ATGGATACAAGATTGAAAAAGATAGCGGTCAGTTGCGACGAATATGGGCACTTGGTTGAAGTACTTCTTACTCTACTACGAAATCGGGGATATGAGCCAATTTATTATGGTCCACACGCCGGAGAAGAATCCCGGGATTGGCCTATTGTTACTAAATCAGCAATTGACGAGGTGCTGCAGGGGAATGCTGAGGAAGCCATTGTCATGTGCTGGACAGGTACGGGTTGTTCGATTGTAGCAAACAAAATGCCAGGAATTCGAGCCGCATTATGTCTGGACGCAGCCACCGCCCGAGGTGCCAAAGAGTGGAACCATGCAAATGTACTGGCTTTGAGTATGCGAATCACCAGTGAAGTCGTGTTAAAGGAAATCCTGGATGCATGGTTCGACACGCCATTCAGCGCAGATGCGTGGAACGTCGCCCAAGTGGACTTCGTCAATGAGCTGGACGATCATCGGGCTTCCGAGTCGTCCAAGAGTGAGTAA
- a CDS encoding 3-phosphoglycerate dehydrogenase: MFKVKILNTISSKGLERLTDHGYIIGEDIPDPDAILLRSYKLHGVSFPDSVLAVARCGAGVNNIPIDACSTQGIAVFNTPGANANSVKELVICAMLLSSRRIIDGINWARTLEGEDVAAVVEKGKKNFKGPEIRGKTLGIIGLGAIGVAVANAASALGMRTLGYDPFISVSNAWGLSREVARASGLDEIVETADYITVHAPLNEKTVNLISAEHFARMKPGVRLLNFARGPIVNEQAVVQALDNGICSCYVTDFVDAELAHHPKVLPVPHLGASTPEAEDNCAVMAAEQLRAYLECGNVENSVNFPSVRLPLRPERHRIQIVNRNEPRMLSQFANILAGTGQNIDNLVNKGRGALAYNVIDVSGSIPDSVLKSLEAIDGVIRIRTILPL, translated from the coding sequence ATGTTCAAAGTTAAGATTCTCAACACGATTTCGTCCAAGGGCCTTGAAAGGCTGACTGATCACGGTTACATCATCGGGGAAGATATTCCAGATCCAGATGCAATTCTTTTAAGGAGCTATAAACTTCATGGAGTTTCATTTCCAGATTCTGTCCTGGCAGTGGCCAGATGCGGAGCAGGTGTAAATAATATTCCGATTGATGCGTGCTCAACTCAGGGGATCGCTGTATTTAATACCCCGGGAGCGAATGCAAATAGTGTGAAGGAGTTGGTCATCTGTGCGATGCTACTCTCTTCTCGGCGGATCATTGATGGAATCAACTGGGCCCGGACACTTGAAGGCGAAGATGTAGCAGCCGTTGTCGAAAAGGGAAAGAAAAATTTCAAGGGCCCTGAAATCAGGGGAAAGACCCTGGGCATCATCGGCCTTGGGGCGATTGGTGTCGCCGTTGCCAACGCAGCAAGTGCGCTGGGTATGCGCACGCTCGGTTACGACCCATTTATTTCCGTCTCGAATGCCTGGGGGCTCAGCCGTGAAGTCGCGCGTGCTTCGGGACTGGATGAAATCGTTGAAACAGCTGACTACATTACGGTTCATGCACCGCTGAATGAAAAAACGGTTAATCTCATTAGTGCGGAGCATTTTGCGCGCATGAAGCCAGGAGTGCGACTGTTGAATTTTGCACGCGGACCGATTGTCAATGAGCAAGCTGTTGTACAAGCGCTGGATAATGGTATCTGTTCGTGTTACGTTACAGACTTTGTCGACGCAGAATTAGCCCATCACCCGAAAGTACTCCCGGTTCCCCACTTGGGGGCATCCACCCCTGAGGCAGAGGATAATTGTGCCGTGATGGCCGCCGAGCAGCTCCGGGCCTATCTTGAGTGTGGGAATGTTGAGAATTCAGTGAATTTTCCAAGTGTCCGATTACCGCTTCGTCCAGAGAGGCATCGGATTCAAATTGTAAACCGGAATGAGCCGCGTATGCTGAGTCAGTTTGCGAACATCTTGGCAGGTACAGGCCAAAACATTGATAATCTTGTGAATAAGGGACGAGGTGCTCTGGCCTATAACGTGATTGATGTCAGCGGCTCGATCCCCGATTCTGTGCTTAAAAGTCTGGAAGCTATTGATGGTGTCATTCGGATACGCACGATTTTGCCTCTGTGA
- a CDS encoding acyltransferase, whose amino-acid sequence MAFPDLGPNVARKEKPRMMRWARWALTRLGWRIEGTVPDLKKFVVIGAYHTSNWDFFVAMAVMFALDMEGSWIAKHTIFRWPFGPILRACGGNPVNRQQHHGMVQGVIELFREREKFIFAITPEGTRSRVEHWKTGFYHIARGAQVVIVPAYFDYPGRMVGFGPPLEPTGDVEGDIAALQRFYEPYKKTAARPDRA is encoded by the coding sequence ATGGCCTTCCCGGATCTTGGACCGAACGTAGCGCGCAAAGAGAAACCACGCATGATGCGGTGGGCGCGGTGGGCGCTCACAAGATTGGGCTGGCGTATTGAGGGGACGGTCCCCGACCTCAAAAAGTTCGTTGTGATTGGGGCGTACCATACCTCGAACTGGGATTTTTTTGTCGCCATGGCCGTCATGTTTGCTCTGGATATGGAGGGATCCTGGATCGCAAAGCATACGATCTTTCGCTGGCCGTTTGGTCCCATACTTCGTGCATGCGGAGGCAATCCAGTGAATCGGCAGCAGCACCATGGGATGGTTCAGGGAGTCATTGAGCTTTTCAGAGAGCGCGAAAAATTTATTTTTGCGATCACCCCTGAGGGCACACGTAGCCGGGTAGAACACTGGAAAACAGGGTTCTACCACATTGCAAGGGGGGCGCAGGTCGTCATTGTGCCTGCCTACTTCGATTACCCCGGCCGCATGGTAGGATTTGGTCCCCCTCTTGAGCCCACTGGAGATGTCGAGGGAGATATTGCTGCCTTGCAACGGTTTTATGAACCGTATAAAAAAACAGCGGCCCGGCCCGACAGGGCTTAG
- a CDS encoding Glu/Leu/Phe/Val dehydrogenase gives MHQTSFFAEVNKMFARAAQYTDHPSGLLEQIQNCNSVYHMSFPLLRDDGSIDVIDAYRAEHSHHMQPTKGGIRYAPSVNADEVMALAALMSYKCAIVDVPYGGAKGGICIDRQNYSQSELERITRRYTFELSKKNFIGPGIDVPAPDYGTSSIEMSWIFDTYRSIADNPLDALACVTGKPVGMGGVRGRTEATGRGVFFGIREACNIEEDMHALGLSVGVEGKSVVIQGLGNVGYHTALYLEQAGAKVIGIAEYEGGVYNPEGFLLEDIVSHRKETKSILNFPGAQNFTDSSKVLELECDILVPAALESQIRSNNVSRIQAKIIAEAANGPITSSADQWLIENGVLVIPDVYLNAGGVTVSYFEWLRNLSHVRHGRMSRRREAHNALQILETVQGLVGKKFDSETISGIESSLAFGASEADLVDSGLEDTMVGAYHEIHEKSRGHNLDLRTGAFINAIDKIAQGYLRSGIFP, from the coding sequence ATGCATCAAACTTCTTTCTTTGCTGAGGTCAACAAGATGTTTGCCCGCGCTGCACAATACACCGATCACCCTTCAGGACTGCTTGAACAAATTCAGAATTGCAATAGCGTCTATCATATGAGCTTTCCGCTCCTACGGGATGATGGGAGTATTGATGTGATCGATGCATACCGCGCTGAACACAGTCATCACATGCAGCCGACAAAAGGCGGGATCCGTTATGCCCCTTCCGTCAATGCAGACGAGGTCATGGCACTGGCAGCTCTCATGTCCTATAAATGTGCGATCGTAGATGTACCGTATGGCGGAGCGAAAGGTGGGATCTGCATTGATCGACAAAACTATTCTCAATCTGAGCTGGAGCGGATCACGCGACGCTATACCTTTGAGTTGTCGAAGAAAAATTTTATAGGTCCTGGTATAGATGTGCCTGCTCCAGACTACGGTACAAGCAGTATCGAAATGAGTTGGATTTTTGATACGTACCGTTCCATAGCAGATAATCCGCTGGATGCACTTGCATGCGTGACAGGAAAACCGGTTGGGATGGGAGGTGTTCGTGGACGCACAGAGGCCACTGGTCGTGGGGTCTTCTTTGGAATCCGTGAGGCATGCAACATTGAAGAGGATATGCACGCACTTGGACTTAGTGTCGGGGTAGAGGGAAAAAGCGTCGTCATTCAGGGGCTGGGAAATGTTGGCTACCATACTGCCCTTTACCTTGAGCAGGCAGGTGCAAAGGTTATTGGAATTGCAGAATATGAAGGAGGAGTGTATAATCCCGAAGGATTTCTCTTGGAAGATATTGTTTCGCATCGCAAGGAGACAAAGTCAATCCTCAACTTCCCCGGGGCACAGAACTTTACCGATTCCTCCAAAGTCCTTGAGTTGGAGTGTGATATTCTTGTTCCAGCAGCCTTGGAGAGCCAAATTCGAAGCAATAATGTGAGCCGGATCCAAGCCAAAATTATAGCGGAGGCTGCCAACGGCCCCATCACTTCTTCTGCCGACCAATGGCTGATTGAGAATGGAGTGCTAGTTATCCCCGATGTCTACCTGAATGCGGGTGGAGTGACGGTTTCCTACTTCGAGTGGCTCCGTAACCTATCTCATGTGCGGCACGGCCGCATGAGCCGGCGTAGAGAAGCCCACAATGCGCTGCAAATACTGGAAACCGTGCAGGGACTCGTCGGGAAAAAGTTTGATTCAGAAACTATTTCGGGTATTGAGTCTAGTCTGGCATTCGGGGCAAGTGAAGCTGATCTCGTTGATTCAGGGTTAGAAGACACGATGGTAGGCGCGTATCATGAAATTCATGAAAAATCCCGCGGCCATAATCTTGATCTGCGCACAGGCGCCTTCATAAACGCAATCGATAAAATTGCACAGGGATATCTGCGAAGTGGGATTTTCCCCTAA